Proteins encoded in a region of the Magallana gigas chromosome 8, xbMagGiga1.1, whole genome shotgun sequence genome:
- the LOC117689989 gene encoding sushi domain-containing protein 2-like: MSNVGNPGVFVFGVDKTEVIQPCEVELTENQAINPNSGPMLGGQHITLSTPCIDPSATIMASFSGSTKYMCERESLLSIVCITPAFNTTGEIIIDVEIKDQDQTITRTLRYSYTVLNIADSKQRVFRQDPEDWFSGYHNISWDRDAAELQNNDTVDIYLFSLIEDTNGNLSWESQLLQEGVDRSAEWTEIYLEGQKHVLAIMVTSATVKNDQPRRGIWSDVFPLALQQEEAYLSCVDWFKKDLKFPPLLRNRVPSCPCTLDQALLDGVRFQPDPNCNMFSRQTGNCLYRKDAKHCVHLISFGPNGMDNMCCYNNDNKLIDSRYGEGGTLQRYHYLGGQDVQPFIANFYFDVLPFLYCCRYSKHYLQGIKPKSSRFSSTCPRYIQRRQKSTCVHYKPPRPALTVGDPHLTTLDGYTYTFNGIGEFVYLKTNDDSFQSQIRFEQFRDKNGNFKDASVCTSFVSQHLSNSAVVEVRLDSTSIVQLLVNGDVLAFDETLSYHFKGVSVLQITPDINDSGATKKSHLISFTTIGIAFQTTASSNVLNIIPVVGNSSLTGKFSKIDQIFQVRIHP; this comes from the exons ATGTCGAACGTGGGAAATCCAGGTGTATTTGTATTTGGAGTTGACAAAACGGAAGTTATACAACCATGCGAAGTGGAGC TTACAGAAAATCAGGCGATCAACCCTAACTCTGGGCCTATGTTGGGAGGTCAACATATTACCTTAAGTACCCCATGCATTGACCCAAGTGCAACAATAATGGCTAGTTTTTCTGGATCAACTAAGTACATGTGTGAAAGGGAATCTTTGCTGAGCATAGTCTGCATCACCCCTGCCTTTAATACTACAGGGGAAATTATCATAGACGTAGAAATTAAGGACCAGGATCAGACCATAACAAGGACACTTCGGTATTCTTACACAGTCC TTAATATAGCTGACAGCAAGCAAAGAGTCTTCAGACAAGACCCAGAAGATTGGTTTTCTGGATATCACAATATTTCCTGGGATAGGGACGCGGCCGAACTTCAGAATAATGATACGGTCgacatttatcttttttccttGATT GAGGACACTAATGGAAATCTGTCATGGGAGAGTCAACTTCTGCAAGAAGGAGTGGATCGTTCAGCAGAATGGACGGAAATCTATTTGGAAGGACAAAAACATGTCTTGGCCATTATGGTGACATCTGCAACCGTGAAAAATGATCA GCCTAGAAGAGGAATTTGGTCTGATGTATTTCCGTTAGCTCTACAGCAGGAAGAAGCTTACCTATCTTGCGTGGACTGgttcaaaaaagatttaaagtTTCCTCCACTGCTACGAAATCGTGTTCCGTCCTGTCCGTGCACATTGGACCAAGCTTTGCTGGATGGTGTAAGATTTCAGCCAGATCCAAATTGCAACATGTTTAGCCGACAAACTGGCAACTGTTTGTACAGAAAGGATGCGAAACACTGTGTGCATTTGATTAGCTTTGG ACCAAATGGTATGGACAATATGTGTTGTTACAACAATGACAACAAGCTTATAGATTCTCGTTACGGTGAAGGTGGAACTCTTCAGCGGTACCATTATCTAGGAGGCCAGGACGTCCAACCTTTCATCGCTAACTTTTACTTCGATGTACTTCCTTTCTTATATTGTTGTCGATATTCCAAACATTATTTGCAAGGTATTAAACCCAAATCTTCAAGGTTCTCGTCCACTTGTCCTCGTTACATACAACGCAGACAAAAAAGCACATGTGTACATTATAAACCACCTAGACCAG CTCTAACTGTCGGAGATCCCCATTTAACTACACTTGATGGTTACACATACACTTTTAATGGTATAGGCGAATTTGTCTATTTAAAAACTAATGACGACAGTTTCCAAAGCCAGATCCGATTTGAACAATTCCGTGATAAAAATG GAAATTTTAAGGACGCAAGCGTTTGTACATCTTTTGTATCTCAACATCTAAGTAACTCAGCCGTCGTTGAAGTCCGTCTCGACTCCACAAGTATTGTTCAACTGTTAGTTAATGGTGATGTCTTAGCTTTTGATGAAACACTTTCGTACCATTTTAAAG GTGTGTCTGTGCTCCAAATCACACCTGACATTAATGATTCGGGTGCTACAAAAAAGAGTCATCTCATTTCATTTACAACCATTGGAATAGCATTTCAAACAACGGCAAGTTCCAATGTGCTGAACATAATACCAGTGGTTGGGAACAGTTCATTAACAGGCAAGTTCTCAAAAATTGATCAAATCTTTCAAGTCCGTATACACCCTTAA